The genomic region AATCCGGTGCAGACAGAAGTTCTCTATAATACAGCCATGGACTATGCGGAACTGACCGGAAAAGAGACAGTGATCGATGCATACTGCGGAACCGGTACAATTGGTCTGATCGCGGCTAAGAATGCGAAGAAAGTGATCGGAGTAGAACTGAACAAAGATGCGGTAAAAGACGCAAGAATCAATGCAAAAGAAAATGGCATCACAAATGCCGAGATCTATGCAGGTGATGCGGGAAGATTCATGGTAGATATGGCTTCGAAGAACCAAAAAGCAGACGTCGTATTCATGGATCCGCCGAGAGCCGGAAGTGATGAGAAATTCCTTTCTTCTGTGATAAAGCTTGGCCCAAAGAGAGTGGTCTATGTGTCCTGCAATCCGGAGACACTGGCGAGAGATTTAAAATATCTGACCAGACATGGATACCAGGCTGTGAAGATCCAGCCGGTGGATAATTTTCCGTTTTGTGATCATATTGAGACGGTTGTGAAGCTTGTGAGAAAAAAATAGAAAATATGCAGATCGGGCAAAGAAGATTTTGATAATAGACATTTCCTTCAGATTGTTGGTTTAAAAATACAGTGAAAAGAGCTATATTTAAGATAAACGAGAGAATCGGTACTTACAAAGGAGGAAAAGCTTATGATTATATGTATCGGAAGAGAATTTGGAAGCGGTGGCCACGAAATCGGAAGAAAAGTTGCAGAAAAGCTTGGACTGGAATTATATGACAGAGATTTAATAGACAGGGCAGCAGAGAAGATCATAGCGATGCCAAAAGATGTGCTGGAAAAAGCAGATGAGAAAAAGCGTAATCCGTGGCTGCATGAGGTATGGTATGATGTGCCGAACCAGGAACTGAATGGAATGACGGCGAATGATGCTTTGCATCTGGCATATAATTCGATCATACGAGAACTTGCAGAAAAAGGAGATTGTGTATTTGTCGGACGCTGTGCGGACTATATATTGGAACAAGCAAAGATTGATCATATTAGTCTGTTTATTGCAGCCCCGTTTGAATGGCGTGTGAAGAGAAAGATGGAACAGTTGTCTATAGATGAAAAGTCTGCAACAGCCATGGTAAGAAAAAAGGACAAAGACAGAAAAGCTTATTACGACTATTATACCGGCAGAAACTGGGGAAGGCCATATGAGTACGATCTGTGTATTAACAGTTCCAGGCTTGGAATTGAAGCAACTGCAGAGAAGCTTGTAGAAATGATCCGGGAATTGGAAAAATAAAACTTATAAGAGCCGGGAAAGATTACTAGATTGGTTCAGGAATAGAAAATGATGAAAAGAATAGAAGGTCTGGATAGCGTATCAACTATCCAGGCCTTCTGCGCGTATGATCATAATATCATTTAACCGTAGAATGTATTTTCTTTTATATCCATATCTTTGAGATCGGAAATATTGCTTTTTCGCTGATATTGTTCAACGAAACCGGCGTTGATAATACCGGTAGGAATAGCAACGACACCAACCCCCAGATAAGCGATGCAGATTGCCATTATACGTCCCAGAGTTGTGATTGGGTAAATGTCACCATAGCCTACGGTAAGAAGTGTA from Dorea longicatena harbors:
- a CDS encoding AAA family ATPase, with product MIICIGREFGSGGHEIGRKVAEKLGLELYDRDLIDRAAEKIIAMPKDVLEKADEKKRNPWLHEVWYDVPNQELNGMTANDALHLAYNSIIRELAEKGDCVFVGRCADYILEQAKIDHISLFIAAPFEWRVKRKMEQLSIDEKSATAMVRKKDKDRKAYYDYYTGRNWGRPYEYDLCINSSRLGIEATAEKLVEMIRELEK
- a CDS encoding potassium channel family protein, whose amino-acid sequence is MSTLLTVGYGDIYPITTLGRIMAICIAYLGVGVVAIPTGIINAGFVEQYQRKSNISDLKDMDIKENTFYG